In Paracoccus aminophilus JCM 7686, a single window of DNA contains:
- a CDS encoding alpha-E domain-containing protein, whose product MLSRTAFHLFWIGRHLERAETAARLLDVGARITLIPSNAARIENEWESLLRASGTADAFHEKYGEITQETMESFMFFDRCNPASFASCLEKAREGGRVVRTALTSQVWDALNTAYQKLRKLEALSREARDSATLTDFAMRHTATIRGAIAATQLRNDGWRFLNLGYDLERADATARMLDVKYFVLLPRVEFIGSGLDSYQWQVLLRALSAHRAFNWAYGGEITATKVAEFLILNPESPRSLMSALIEAEGHLSGLVARYGPGVPSLAHEAAQRVLEDLQSHDIERIFEDGLHEFLSWFIGEIALIADAVQDDYLSGRT is encoded by the coding sequence ATGCTCAGCCGCACCGCCTTTCACCTCTTCTGGATCGGCCGCCACCTCGAGCGCGCCGAGACCGCCGCGCGCCTGCTTGATGTCGGCGCGCGGATCACGCTGATCCCCTCGAATGCCGCGCGCATTGAAAACGAATGGGAATCCTTGCTGCGCGCGTCGGGCACCGCCGATGCGTTTCACGAGAAATATGGCGAGATCACGCAGGAGACCATGGAGAGCTTCATGTTCTTCGACCGCTGCAATCCGGCCTCCTTCGCCTCTTGTCTGGAAAAGGCGCGCGAGGGCGGGCGGGTGGTGCGGACCGCACTGACCTCGCAGGTCTGGGACGCGCTCAACACCGCCTATCAGAAGCTGCGCAAGCTTGAGGCGCTGTCGCGCGAGGCCCGCGATTCCGCCACGCTGACCGATTTCGCGATGCGCCATACCGCGACGATCCGCGGGGCGATTGCCGCGACGCAGCTGCGCAATGACGGCTGGCGCTTTCTCAACCTCGGCTATGATCTCGAACGTGCCGATGCCACGGCGCGGATGCTCGATGTCAAATATTTCGTCCTGCTGCCGCGCGTCGAATTCATCGGCTCGGGGCTCGACAGCTATCAATGGCAGGTGCTCTTGCGCGCGCTTTCCGCGCATCGCGCCTTCAACTGGGCCTATGGCGGCGAGATCACCGCGACGAAAGTGGCCGAATTCCTGATCCTGAACCCCGAAAGCCCGCGCTCGCTGATGTCGGCGCTGATCGAAGCAGAGGGCCATCTTTCGGGACTGGTTGCGCGCTATGGGCCGGGCGTGCCCAGCCTCGCCCATGAGGCGGCGCAGCGCGTGCTCGAAGATCTTCAAAGCCATGACATCGAACGGATTTTCGAGGATGGGCTGCATGAATTTCTAAGCTGGTTCATCGGAGAAATCGCTTTGATCGCGGATGCGGTGCAGGACGATTATCTCAGCGGTCGAACCTGA